A part of Dermacentor variabilis isolate Ectoservices chromosome 10, ASM5094787v1, whole genome shotgun sequence genomic DNA contains:
- the LOC142560962 gene encoding uncharacterized protein LOC142560962 isoform X1, translated as MHLSIIVGFFCQRLLRRRFMESPPFPQNTLHSQRTSRILKDKIPSIRRLLQGFEGSRQCLRLATAAPSYRLRKPRGRGGKCSQHTSNRHLDCRCVSRFLLYICS; from the exons atgcacctgagcatcattgttgggttcttctgccagcgtctgcttcgtcgccgtttcatg gaatctccaccatttcctcaaaatacactacacagccaaaggacatcacgcatactcaaggacaaaattccaagtatcagaagactattgcaaggcttcgaaggcAGCAG acaatgcctacgcctagccacagcagctccctcatacagactccgcaagccaagaggccgtggaggcaaatgcag ccagcacacctcgaacagacaccttgactgcaggtgtgtcagtagattcctgttgtacatatgctcataa
- the LOC142560962 gene encoding uncharacterized protein LOC142560962 isoform X4 — MKIEMKMLTMPTPSHSSSLIQTPQAKRPWRQMQAASTPRTDTLTAGVSVDSCCTYAHNKLQ; from the exons ATGAAGATTGAGATgaagatgttg acaatgcctacgcctagccacagcagctccctcatacagactccgcaagccaagaggccgtggaggcaaatgcag gcagccagcacacctcgaacagacaccttgactgcaggtgtgtcagtagattcctgttgtacatatgctcataataaacttcagtaa
- the LOC142560962 gene encoding uncharacterized protein LOC142560962 isoform X2 yields MHLSIIVGFFCQRLLRRRFMESPPFPQNTLHSQRTSRILKDKIPSIRRLLQGFEGSRQCLRLATAAPSYRLRKPRGRGGKCRQPAHLEQTP; encoded by the exons atgcacctgagcatcattgttgggttcttctgccagcgtctgcttcgtcgccgtttcatg gaatctccaccatttcctcaaaatacactacacagccaaaggacatcacgcatactcaaggacaaaattccaagtatcagaagactattgcaaggcttcgaaggcAGCAG acaatgcctacgcctagccacagcagctccctcatacagactccgcaagccaagaggccgtggaggcaaatgcag gcagccagcacacctcgaacagacaccttga
- the LOC142560962 gene encoding uncharacterized protein LOC142560962 isoform X3 — MHLSIIVGFFCQRLLRRRFMESPPFPQNTLHSQRTSRILKDKIPSIRRLLQGFEGSRYAMASPFMCSKDNAYA; from the exons atgcacctgagcatcattgttgggttcttctgccagcgtctgcttcgtcgccgtttcatg gaatctccaccatttcctcaaaatacactacacagccaaaggacatcacgcatactcaaggacaaaattccaagtatcagaagactattgcaaggcttcgaaggcAGCAG atatgcaatggcaagccctttcatgtgttccaaag acaatgcctacgcctag